A region of Gracilinanus agilis isolate LMUSP501 chromosome 3, AgileGrace, whole genome shotgun sequence DNA encodes the following proteins:
- the DPF1 gene encoding zinc finger protein neuro-d4 isoform X1, producing MATVNPSPVRLGEDFYREAIEHCRSYNARLCAERSMRLPFLDSQTGVAQNNCYIWMEKTHRGPGLAPGQIYTYPARCWRKKRRLNILEDPRLRPCEYKIDCETPLKKEGGLPEGPVLEALLCAETGEKKIELKEEETILDCQKQQMLEFPHELEVEDLEDDIPRRKNKAKGKAYGIGGLRKRQDTTSLEDRDKPYVCDICGKRYKNRPGLSYHYTHTHLAEEEGEENAERHALPFHRKNNHKQFYKELAWIPEAQRKHTAKKAPDGTVIPNGYCDFCLGGSKKTGCPEDLISCADCGRSGHPSCLQFTVNMTAAVRTYRWQCIECKSCSLCGTSENDGASRMGLTPQDQLLFCDDCDRGYHMYCLSPPMAEPPEGSWSCHLCLRHLKEKASAYITLT from the exons ATGGCCACGGTCAACCCCAGCCCCGTCCG CCTGGGCGAGGATTTCTACCGCGAGGCCATCGAGCACTGCCGCAGCTACAACGCGCGCCTGTGCGCCGAGCGGAGCATGCGCCTGCCCTTCCTCGACTCGCAGACCGGGGTGGCCCAGAACAACTGCTACATCTGGATGGAGAAGACCCATCGCGGGCCTG GTCTGGCCCCTGGACAGATCTACACTTATCCGGCCCGCTGCTGGAGGAAGAAGCGGAGACTTAACATCTTGGAGGACCCCAGGCTCCGGCCCTGCGAGTACAAGATCG ACTGTGAAACACCCCTGAAGAAGGAGGGGGGTCTCCCCGAAGGGCCAGTCCTAGAGGCCCTACTATGTGCAGagacaggagaaaaaaagatagaactgaaggaagaagaaaccaTCCTGGATTGTCAG AAGCAACAGATGCTGGAATTTCCCCATGAGCTGGAGGTGGAAGATCTGGAAGATGACATTCCCCGCAGGAAGAACAAAGCCAAGGGGAAG GCGTATGGCATCGGGGGGCTTCGGAAACGCCAAGACACGACCTCCCTGGAGGACAGGGACAAGCCGTATGTCTGCGATA TCTGCGGGAAACGCTATAAGAACCGCCCAGGTCTGAGCTACCACTACACCCACACCCACCTGGCAGAAGAGGAGGGCGAGGAGAACGCGGAACGGCACGCCCTGCCCTTCCACCGGAAAAACAACCACAAGC AGTTTTACAAAGAACTGGCTTGGATTCCCGAAGCCCAAAGAAAGCACACAG CCAAGAAGGCTCCAGATGGCACAGTCATTCCCAATGGCTACTGCGACTTCTGTCTGGGCGGCTCCAAAAAGACGGGGTGTCCCGAGGACCTCATTTCCTGCGCTGACTGTGGCCGGTCGG gtcacCCATCCTGTTTACAATTCACGGTGAACATGACAGCGGCCGTGAGGACATATCGCTGGCAATGTATCGAATGCAAATCCTGCAGCTTGTGTGGCACTTCGGAGAACGAT GGTGCCAGCCGCATGGGTCTTACCCCCCAGGACCAGTTGCTTTTCTGTGATGACTGTGACCGTGGCTACCACATGTACTGCCTGAGCCCCCCCATGGCCGAGCCCCCCGAAG GAAGCTGGAGCTGCCACCTCTGTCTTCGGCACCTGAAGGAAAAGGCGTCAGCCTACATCACCCTGACCTAG
- the DPF1 gene encoding zinc finger protein neuro-d4 isoform X2 has product MATVNPSPVRLGEDFYREAIEHCRSYNARLCAERSMRLPFLDSQTGVAQNNCYIWMEKTHRGPGLAPGQIYTYPARCWRKKRRLNILEDPRLRPCEYKIDCETPLKKEGGLPEGPVLEALLCAETGEKKIELKEEETILDCQKQQMLEFPHELEVEDLEDDIPRRKNKAKGKAYGIGGLRKRQDTTSLEDRDKPYVCDICGKRYKNRPGLSYHYTHTHLAEEEGEENAERHALPFHRKNNHKQFYKELAWIPEAQRKHTAKKAPDGTVIPNGYCDFCLGGSKKTGCPEDLISCADCGRSGHPSCLQFTVNMTAAVRTYRWQCIECKSCSLCGTSENDDQLLFCDDCDRGYHMYCLSPPMAEPPEGSWSCHLCLRHLKEKASAYITLT; this is encoded by the exons ATGGCCACGGTCAACCCCAGCCCCGTCCG CCTGGGCGAGGATTTCTACCGCGAGGCCATCGAGCACTGCCGCAGCTACAACGCGCGCCTGTGCGCCGAGCGGAGCATGCGCCTGCCCTTCCTCGACTCGCAGACCGGGGTGGCCCAGAACAACTGCTACATCTGGATGGAGAAGACCCATCGCGGGCCTG GTCTGGCCCCTGGACAGATCTACACTTATCCGGCCCGCTGCTGGAGGAAGAAGCGGAGACTTAACATCTTGGAGGACCCCAGGCTCCGGCCCTGCGAGTACAAGATCG ACTGTGAAACACCCCTGAAGAAGGAGGGGGGTCTCCCCGAAGGGCCAGTCCTAGAGGCCCTACTATGTGCAGagacaggagaaaaaaagatagaactgaaggaagaagaaaccaTCCTGGATTGTCAG AAGCAACAGATGCTGGAATTTCCCCATGAGCTGGAGGTGGAAGATCTGGAAGATGACATTCCCCGCAGGAAGAACAAAGCCAAGGGGAAG GCGTATGGCATCGGGGGGCTTCGGAAACGCCAAGACACGACCTCCCTGGAGGACAGGGACAAGCCGTATGTCTGCGATA TCTGCGGGAAACGCTATAAGAACCGCCCAGGTCTGAGCTACCACTACACCCACACCCACCTGGCAGAAGAGGAGGGCGAGGAGAACGCGGAACGGCACGCCCTGCCCTTCCACCGGAAAAACAACCACAAGC AGTTTTACAAAGAACTGGCTTGGATTCCCGAAGCCCAAAGAAAGCACACAG CCAAGAAGGCTCCAGATGGCACAGTCATTCCCAATGGCTACTGCGACTTCTGTCTGGGCGGCTCCAAAAAGACGGGGTGTCCCGAGGACCTCATTTCCTGCGCTGACTGTGGCCGGTCGG gtcacCCATCCTGTTTACAATTCACGGTGAACATGACAGCGGCCGTGAGGACATATCGCTGGCAATGTATCGAATGCAAATCCTGCAGCTTGTGTGGCACTTCGGAGAACGAT GACCAGTTGCTTTTCTGTGATGACTGTGACCGTGGCTACCACATGTACTGCCTGAGCCCCCCCATGGCCGAGCCCCCCGAAG GAAGCTGGAGCTGCCACCTCTGTCTTCGGCACCTGAAGGAAAAGGCGTCAGCCTACATCACCCTGACCTAG
- the DPF1 gene encoding zinc finger protein neuro-d4 isoform X3, with protein sequence MATVNPSPVRLGEDFYREAIEHCRSYNARLCAERSMRLPFLDSQTGVAQNNCYIWMEKTHRGPGLAPGQIYTYPARCWRKKRRLNILEDPRLRPCEYKIDCETPLKKEGGLPEGPVLEALLCAETGEKKIELKEEETILDCQKQQMLEFPHELEVEDLEDDIPRRKNKAKGKAYGIGGLRKRQDTTSLEDRDKPYVCDKFYKELAWIPEAQRKHTAKKAPDGTVIPNGYCDFCLGGSKKTGCPEDLISCADCGRSGHPSCLQFTVNMTAAVRTYRWQCIECKSCSLCGTSENDGASRMGLTPQDQLLFCDDCDRGYHMYCLSPPMAEPPEGSWSCHLCLRHLKEKASAYITLT encoded by the exons ATGGCCACGGTCAACCCCAGCCCCGTCCG CCTGGGCGAGGATTTCTACCGCGAGGCCATCGAGCACTGCCGCAGCTACAACGCGCGCCTGTGCGCCGAGCGGAGCATGCGCCTGCCCTTCCTCGACTCGCAGACCGGGGTGGCCCAGAACAACTGCTACATCTGGATGGAGAAGACCCATCGCGGGCCTG GTCTGGCCCCTGGACAGATCTACACTTATCCGGCCCGCTGCTGGAGGAAGAAGCGGAGACTTAACATCTTGGAGGACCCCAGGCTCCGGCCCTGCGAGTACAAGATCG ACTGTGAAACACCCCTGAAGAAGGAGGGGGGTCTCCCCGAAGGGCCAGTCCTAGAGGCCCTACTATGTGCAGagacaggagaaaaaaagatagaactgaaggaagaagaaaccaTCCTGGATTGTCAG AAGCAACAGATGCTGGAATTTCCCCATGAGCTGGAGGTGGAAGATCTGGAAGATGACATTCCCCGCAGGAAGAACAAAGCCAAGGGGAAG GCGTATGGCATCGGGGGGCTTCGGAAACGCCAAGACACGACCTCCCTGGAGGACAGGGACAAGCCGTATGTCTGCGATA AGTTTTACAAAGAACTGGCTTGGATTCCCGAAGCCCAAAGAAAGCACACAG CCAAGAAGGCTCCAGATGGCACAGTCATTCCCAATGGCTACTGCGACTTCTGTCTGGGCGGCTCCAAAAAGACGGGGTGTCCCGAGGACCTCATTTCCTGCGCTGACTGTGGCCGGTCGG gtcacCCATCCTGTTTACAATTCACGGTGAACATGACAGCGGCCGTGAGGACATATCGCTGGCAATGTATCGAATGCAAATCCTGCAGCTTGTGTGGCACTTCGGAGAACGAT GGTGCCAGCCGCATGGGTCTTACCCCCCAGGACCAGTTGCTTTTCTGTGATGACTGTGACCGTGGCTACCACATGTACTGCCTGAGCCCCCCCATGGCCGAGCCCCCCGAAG GAAGCTGGAGCTGCCACCTCTGTCTTCGGCACCTGAAGGAAAAGGCGTCAGCCTACATCACCCTGACCTAG